From a region of the Oryza sativa Japonica Group chromosome 6, ASM3414082v1 genome:
- the LOC4341719 gene encoding uncharacterized protein, producing the protein MGAWFRVGRIAAAARVLWRGPTPASAPSEVRERLAVETVKLFSPGMNQQDRSFWSYLIGYNCGALIILGNANRELDQRAKALAEEREAL; encoded by the exons ATGGGCGCGTGGTTCCGCGTGGGgcggatcgccgccgccgctcgagtCCTCTGGAGAGGTCCCACGCCGGCCTCGGCCCCGTCTGAAGTG CGTGAGCGGCTGGCAGTGGAGACCGTCAAGCTGTTTTCTCCTGGGATGAACCAGCAAGATAGGTCCTTCTGGAGCTACCTCATTGGCTACAACTGTGGCGCCCTGATCATCCTTGGCAATGCTAATAGAGAACTTGATCAGAGGGCAAAGGCTCTTGCTGAGGAACGGGAAGCTCTTTGA